From Stigmatopora argus isolate UIUO_Sarg chromosome 14, RoL_Sarg_1.0, whole genome shotgun sequence, the proteins below share one genomic window:
- the LOC144089143 gene encoding junction plakoglobin a-like — MMSMPMNEADSVVKVAEWQKTYYASDSGIQSGATTVRDDDSSTGCSGSKEYTTSTTSTNIAPTTTGAGVANEEECDTDLDAHYSLTRAQRVRAAMFPETLVEGEAAIPVQADPTQQSNVQRLAEPSQLLKTAIVHLINYQDDAELATRAVPELTKLLADEDPVVVNKAALIVNQLTRKEASRRVLVQSPTMVGAVVRAMTAAVDMETARCTASILHSLSHQSDGLQAIFKSGGIPALVRMLSSPVESVLFYAITTLHNLLLHQEGAKMAVRLADGLQRMVPLLKKSNPKFLAITTDCLQLLSYANQESKLIILANAGPEGLVFIMRNYNYEKLLWTTSRVLKVLSVCPSNKPAIVEAGGMQALGQHLTGSSQRLIQNCLWTLRNLSDAATKQEGLDGLLQILVTQLGSDDVNMLTCATGILSNLTCNNSRNKTLVTQFGGVEALIHAVLRAGEKEDVAEPAVCALRHLTSRHHDAELAQNAVRLHYGVPAVVKLLGQPHYWPVIKATVGLIRNLALCPVNQAPLRDAGTIPRLVNLLLKAHQDTQRHGSSSQQTYQDGVRMEEIVEGCTGALHILARDPINRGEIASMQTIPLFVQLLYSYVENVKRVAAGVLCELALDKQSAELIDAEGASAPLMELLHSSNEGIATYAAAVLFRISEDKSSDYRKRVSVELTHSLFKHDPAAWEMAHTVPLESAYLADELDGPYPAYGYTDLPLDTLPLDPDLHESYIPDMTYDPRQNYPEPL; from the exons ATGATGTCCATGCCAA TGAATGAGGCGGACAGTGTAGTGAAAGTGGCTGAATGGCAGAAGACCTACTACGCATCGGATTCTGGCATTCAATCAGGAGCCACCACCGTGCGGGATGACGACAGCAGTACTGGGTGCAGTGGGAGTAAAGAGTACACAACCAGTACGACCAGCACAAATATTGCCCCCACAACAACTGGGGCAGGAGTGGCAAATGAAGAAGAATGTGACACAG ATTTAGATGCTCACTACTCATTAACTCGGGCCCAGCGCGTAAGGGCAGCCATGTTTCCAGAGACGTTGGTGGAAGGAGAGGCAGCCATACCTGTTCAAGCAGATCCGACACAGCAGAGCAACGTGCAAAGACTGGCTGAGCCCTCTCAGTTACTAAAGACAGCTATAGTTCACCTGATAAATTATCAGGATGATGCCGAGCTGGCCACAAGAGCGGTGCCAGAACTCACCAAGCTCCTTGCAGATGAAGATCCg GTAGTGGTTAACAAGGCAGCCCTGATTGTCAACCAGCTGACTCGAAAGGAAGCTAGTCGCCGGGTGCTAGTGCAATCTCCAACAATGGTTGGAGCTGTGGTTCGTGCCATGACAGCAGCAGTTGACATGGAGACAGCTCGTTGCACTGCGAGCATACTCCACAGCCTCTCACACCAGAGTGACGGACTGCAGGCCATATTTAAATCCGGAGGGATACCCGCGCTCGTCCGCATGCTGAG TTCACCTGTGGAGTCAGTTTTGTTTTACGCCATAACCACCCTGCACAATCTTCTACTGCACCAAGagggagccaaaatggctgtaCGTCTCGCAGATGGCCTTCAGAGAATGGTGCCCTTACTAAAAAAGAGCAACCCCAAGTTCCTTGCCATTACCACAGATTGTCTACAGCTCCTGTCTTATGCCAACCAAGAAAGCAAG CTAATTATACTCGCCAACGCGGGCCCAGAAGGTCTGGTGTTCATAATGAGGAACTACAACTATGAGAAGCTGCTATGGACCACCAGTCGGGTTCTCAAAGTACTGTCTGTGTGTCCCAGCAACAAGCCCGCCATAGTAGAAGCTG GAGGTATGCAAGCTTTGGGTCAACATCTCACTGGGTCAAGTCAGCGCCTGATTCAGAACTGTTTATGGACGCTACGCAATCTGTCCGATGCGGCAACCAAGCAA GAAGGTTTAGATGGTCTGCTCCAGATATTAGTCACCCAGCTGGGTTCAGACGATGTCAACATGCTGACCTGTGCAACAGGCATCTTATCCAACCTCACTTGTAACAACTCACGCAACAAG ACTCTGGTCACTCAATTTGGTGGGGTTGAGGCACTGATCCATGCTGTACTGCGCGCCGGGGAAAAAGAAGACGTTGCAGAGCCAGCAGTTTGCGCTTTGCGTCACCTGACGTCGCGTCACCACGACGCCGAGCTGGCCCAAAATGCTGTGCGGCTTCACTACGGCGTGCCTGCTGTGGTCAAACTACTCGGACAGCCACATTATTGGCCTGTTATAAAG GCTACTGTTGGCCTCATCCGCAACCTTGCACTGTGCCCAGTTAATCAAGCGCCGCTTAGGGATGCAGGGACAATCCCCCGATTGGTTAACCTACTATTAAAAGCTCACCAGGACACACAGAGACATGGCTCTTCTTCCCAGCAGACATATCAG GACGGAGTACGCATGGAGGAGATTGTGGAGGGCTGTACAGGAGCACTTCACATTCTGGCCAGAGATCCAATTAACAGAGGAGAGATTGCTAGCATGCAGACCATACCGCTATTTGTGCAG CTGCTGTACTCGTATGTGGAGAATGTGAAACGAGTAGCCGCAGGAGTTTTATGTGAGTTAGCGCTGGACAAACAGTCTGCTGAACTCATCGATGCAGAGGGTGCATCAGCGCCACTCATGGAATTACTGCACTCCAGCAATGAGGGAATTG CCACCTACGCTGCAGCAGTGTTATTTCGGATTTCAGAGGACAAGAGCTCAGACTACAGGAAAAGAGTGTCAGTGGAGCTCACGCACTCACTCTTCAAACATGACCCTGCTGCTTGGGAAATG GCTCACACAGTTCCATTGGAGTCTGCATACTTGGCTGATG AATTAGATGGTCCATACCCTGCTTATGGCTACACGGACCTCCCTCTCGACACCCTGCCGTTAGACCCTGACCTCCATGAGTCATACATACCCGACATGACCTATGACCCAAGACAGAACTACCCTGAACCTCTTTAA
- the gps1 gene encoding COP9 signalosome complex subunit 1: MPLPVQVFNFQGAVEPMQIDPDPQEDQQNAPDANYIVENPTLDLEQYATSYSGLMRIERLQFIAEHCPQLRVESLKMALTFVQRTFNVDTYEEVHRKLTDATREVQGVPEVPPEGGVVPPPLDSAWAESTRKKALLKLEKLDTDLKNYKGNSIKESIRRGHDDLGDHYLDCGDLSNALKCYSRARDYCTSAKHVINMCLNVIKVSVYLQNWSHVLSYVNKAESTPEIAEQRGDRDSQNQAVLTKLKCAAGLAELASRKYKPAAKCFLQASFDHCDCPELLSPSNVAVYGGLCALATFDRQELQRNVISSSSFKLFLELEPQIRDIIFKFYESKYASCLKLLDEMKDNLLLDMYLAQHVRTLYSQIRNRALIQYFSPYVSADMTKMAQAFNTTVAALEDELTQLILEGLINGRIDSHSKILYARDVDQRSTTFEKSLHMGKEFQRRAKAMILRAAVLRNQIHVKSPPREGSQGELTPANSQTRMSTNM; the protein is encoded by the exons ATGCCTCTGCCTGTGCAGGTTTTTAACTTTCAG GGGGCTGTGGAACCTATGCAGATTGATCCAGATCCTCAGGAGGACCAGCAAAATGCTCCAGACGCCAACTACATAGTGGAGAACCCAACTTTG GACCTAGAACAATACGCGACCAGTTACAGTGGACTGATGCGTATTGAGAGACTCCAGTTTATTGCGGAACATTGCCCTCAGCTCAGAGTGGAATCCCTGAAGATGGCGCTAACCTTTGTACAAAGGACTTTCAACGTTGACACTTATGAAGAGGTCCACCGCAAACTAACGGATGCCACACG GGAAGTGCAAGGTGTACCAGAAGTACCCCCCGAGGGCGGGGTGGTCCCCCCTCCTTTAGATTCAGCATGGGCTGAGTCCACCCGGAAAAAGGCCTTGCTTAAATTGGAGAAACTGGACACTGATCTGAAAAATTACAAAGGAAACTCTATTAAAGAGAGCATCAG GAGGGGACATGATGACTTAGGGGATCATTACCTGGACTGTGGTGACCTCAGTAATGCACTCAAGTGCTATTCTCGAGCCAGGGACTACTGCACCAGTGCTAAACACGTCATTAACATGTGTCTGAATGTAATCAAG GTTAGTGTCTATCTCCAGAACTGGTCCCATGTACTGAGCTATGTGAACAAGGCAGAATCCACACCAGAGATTGCAGAG CAACGAGGAGATCGAGACAGCCAAAATCAAGCAGTTCTTACCAAATTAAAGTGTGCTGCAG ggCTGGCTGAACTGGCTTCTCGAAAATACAAACCGGCTGCCAAGTGCTTCTTGCAGGCTTCCTTTGACCACTGTGACTGTCCGGAG CTTTTGTCACCTAGTAATGTAGCAGTCTATGGAGGTTTATGTGCTCTGGCCACGTTCGACAGACAGGAGCTTCAACGCAACGTCATCTCGAGCAG CTCATTTAAGTTATTTCTAGAATTAGAACCTCAAATTCGGGATATCATATTCAAGTTCTACGAATCAAAATATGCGTCTTGTCTCAAGCTACTGGATGAAATGAAG GATAATCTTCTGTTGGATATGTACTTAGCCCAACACGTTCGGACACTTTACAGCCAAATCAGAAACAGAGCCCTTATCCAG TATTTCAGCCCCTACGTTTCAGCAGACATGACCAAGATGGCTCAAGCGTTCAATACTACAGTGGCGGCTCTCGAAGATGAGCTCACCCAGCTCATCCTGGAGGGGCTCATCAATGGACGTATCGATTCTCATAGCAAG ATTCTGTACGCGAGGGACGTGGACCAGAGAAGCACCACGTTCGAGAAGTCCCTGCATATGGGCAAAGAGTTTCAGAGACGAGCCAAAGCCATGATTCTCAGGGCAGCTGTGCTTCGCAATCAGATCCATGTCAAG TCTCCTCCCAGAGAAGGCAGTCAAGGTGAACTGACACCAGCCAACAGTCAAACGAGAATGAGCACCAACATGTGA